A genomic stretch from Alosa sapidissima isolate fAloSap1 chromosome 3, fAloSap1.pri, whole genome shotgun sequence includes:
- the has2 gene encoding hyaluronan synthase 2 isoform X2: protein MGCDKVITYLRIFGTTLFGVSLLVGISTAYIMGYQFFTTAGNYLSFGLYGAILVIHLIIQSLFALLEHRNMRRSLETPIKLNKSLCLCIAAYQEDPSYLRKCLISIKRLTYPGIKVIMVIDGNKEDDLYMMEIFRDIMGHDKVSTFIWKSNYHSRGPEETNESYEESKRQVAQLVLTKKCLCIMQKWGGKREVMYTPFKALGRSVDYVQVCDSDTMLDPASSVEMVKVLEEDPMILNKYESWISFLSSVRYWMAFNIERACQSYFGCVQCISGPLGMYRNSLLQEFLEDWYNQTFMGSHCSFGDDRHLTNRVLSLGYATKYTARSKCLTETPITYLRWLNQQTRWSKSYFREWLYNSMWFHKHHLWMTYEAVITGFFPFFLIATAIQLFYQGRLWNILLFLLIVQAVALIKSSFASCLRGNIVMVFMSFYSVLYMSSLLPAKMFAIATINKSGWGTSGRKTIVVNFIGLVPISVWFTILFFGIIYTIIQETKKPFPESEKIILIIGAIVYASYWVVLLTLYVVLIAKCGKRKSEQQYDMVLDV, encoded by the exons aTGGGATGTGACAAAGTCATTACCTACCTTCGGATTTTTGGGACAACACTGTTTGGAGTCTCCCTACTCGTGGGAATCTCTACTGCCTACATCATGGGCTACCAGTTTTTCACCACTGCtggcaactatttgtcatttggTCTTTACGGGGCCATACTCGTCATTCACCTCATCATCCAGAGCCTGTTTGCCCTGCTGGAACACAGGAACATGCGGCGTTCGCTGGAAACGCCCATCAAACTCAACAAGTCCTTGTGCCTGTGCATAGCGGCTTACCAAGAGGACCCCAGCTACTTGAGGAAGTGCCTGATATCGATCAAGCGCCTCACCTACCCCGGCATCAAGGTGATCATGGTCATCGACGGCAACAAAGAGGACGACCTGTACATGATGGAGATCTTCCGGGACATCATGGGCCACGACAAGGTCTCCACGTTCATCTGGAAAAGCAACTACCACTCGCGAGGTCCCGAGGAGACCAACGAGTCGTACGAGGAGAGCAAGCGGCAGGTGGCCCAGCTGGTGCTCACCAAGAAGTGTTTGTGCATCATGCAGAAGTGGGGTGGCAAGAGGGAGGTCATGTACACACCCTTCAAAGCCCTGGGAAGGAGTGTGGACTATGTGCAG GTGTGTGACTCGGACACCATGCTGGACCCCGCTTCCTCAGTGGAGATGGTGAAAGTACTGGAGGAAGACCCCATG ATTCTCAACAAATATGAGTCCTGGATCTCATTTCTCAGCAGTGTCCGGTACTGGATGGCCTTCAACATAGAGCGAGCCTGCCAGTCTTATTTCGGCTGTGTGCAGTGCATCAGTGGGCCCCTCGGCATGTACCGAAACTCTCTGCTGCAGGAATTCCTTGAGGACTGGTATAACCAGACCTTCATGGGCAGCCACTGCAGCTTTGGCGACGACCGTCACCTCACAAACCGCGTGCTGAGCCTCGGCTACGCCACCAAATACACGGCGCGCTCCAAGTGCCTGACAGAGACCCCCATCACCTACCTGCGCTGGCTCAACCAGCAGACGCGGTGGAGCAAGTCCTACTTCCGCGAATGGCTCTACAACTCCATGTGGTTTCACAAGCACCACCTGTGGATGACGTATGAGGCGGTCATCACAGGCTTCTTCCCGTTCTTCCTGATCGCCACCGCCATCCAGCTCTTCTACCAGGGCCGCCTCTGGAACATCCTGCTTTTCCTGCTGATCGTTCAGGCCGTGGCCCTCATCAAGTCGTCCTTCGCCAGCTGCCTCCGTGGCAACATTGTCATGGTCTTCATGTCCTTctactcagtcctgtacatgtCCAGCCTGCTGCCCGCTAAGATGTTCGCCATAGCGACGATCAACAAGTCTGGCTGGGGCACGTCGGGGAGGAAGACCATTGTTGTGAACTTCATCGGGCTGGTGCCCATATCAGTGTGGTTCACCATCCTCTTCTTTGGCATTATATACACCATCATCCAAGAAACCAAAAAACCCTTTCCTGAGTCTGAGAAGATTATCTTGATAATCGGCGCAATAGTATACGCCAGTTATTGGGTGGTGCTTTTGACGTTATATGTGGTACTTATTGCAAAGTGTGGCAAGAGGAAGAGTGAACAGCAGTACGACATGGTACTGGACGTATGA
- the has2 gene encoding hyaluronan synthase 2 isoform X1, producing the protein MGCDKVITYLRIFGTTLFGVSLLVGISTAYIMGYQFFTTAGNYLSFGLYGAILVIHLIIQSLFALLEHRNMRRSLETPIKLNKSLCLCIAAYQEDPSYLRKCLISIKRLTYPGIKVIMVIDGNKEDDLYMMEIFRDIMGHDKVSTFIWKSNYHSRGPEETNESYEESKRQVAQLVLTKKCLCIMQKWGGKREVMYTPFKALGRSVDYVQVCDSDTMLDPASSVEMVKVLEEDPMVGGVGGDVQILNKYESWISFLSSVRYWMAFNIERACQSYFGCVQCISGPLGMYRNSLLQEFLEDWYNQTFMGSHCSFGDDRHLTNRVLSLGYATKYTARSKCLTETPITYLRWLNQQTRWSKSYFREWLYNSMWFHKHHLWMTYEAVITGFFPFFLIATAIQLFYQGRLWNILLFLLIVQAVALIKSSFASCLRGNIVMVFMSFYSVLYMSSLLPAKMFAIATINKSGWGTSGRKTIVVNFIGLVPISVWFTILFFGIIYTIIQETKKPFPESEKIILIIGAIVYASYWVVLLTLYVVLIAKCGKRKSEQQYDMVLDV; encoded by the exons aTGGGATGTGACAAAGTCATTACCTACCTTCGGATTTTTGGGACAACACTGTTTGGAGTCTCCCTACTCGTGGGAATCTCTACTGCCTACATCATGGGCTACCAGTTTTTCACCACTGCtggcaactatttgtcatttggTCTTTACGGGGCCATACTCGTCATTCACCTCATCATCCAGAGCCTGTTTGCCCTGCTGGAACACAGGAACATGCGGCGTTCGCTGGAAACGCCCATCAAACTCAACAAGTCCTTGTGCCTGTGCATAGCGGCTTACCAAGAGGACCCCAGCTACTTGAGGAAGTGCCTGATATCGATCAAGCGCCTCACCTACCCCGGCATCAAGGTGATCATGGTCATCGACGGCAACAAAGAGGACGACCTGTACATGATGGAGATCTTCCGGGACATCATGGGCCACGACAAGGTCTCCACGTTCATCTGGAAAAGCAACTACCACTCGCGAGGTCCCGAGGAGACCAACGAGTCGTACGAGGAGAGCAAGCGGCAGGTGGCCCAGCTGGTGCTCACCAAGAAGTGTTTGTGCATCATGCAGAAGTGGGGTGGCAAGAGGGAGGTCATGTACACACCCTTCAAAGCCCTGGGAAGGAGTGTGGACTATGTGCAG GTGTGTGACTCGGACACCATGCTGGACCCCGCTTCCTCAGTGGAGATGGTGAAAGTACTGGAGGAAGACCCCATGGTGGGTGGAGTTGGTGGTGATGTCCAG ATTCTCAACAAATATGAGTCCTGGATCTCATTTCTCAGCAGTGTCCGGTACTGGATGGCCTTCAACATAGAGCGAGCCTGCCAGTCTTATTTCGGCTGTGTGCAGTGCATCAGTGGGCCCCTCGGCATGTACCGAAACTCTCTGCTGCAGGAATTCCTTGAGGACTGGTATAACCAGACCTTCATGGGCAGCCACTGCAGCTTTGGCGACGACCGTCACCTCACAAACCGCGTGCTGAGCCTCGGCTACGCCACCAAATACACGGCGCGCTCCAAGTGCCTGACAGAGACCCCCATCACCTACCTGCGCTGGCTCAACCAGCAGACGCGGTGGAGCAAGTCCTACTTCCGCGAATGGCTCTACAACTCCATGTGGTTTCACAAGCACCACCTGTGGATGACGTATGAGGCGGTCATCACAGGCTTCTTCCCGTTCTTCCTGATCGCCACCGCCATCCAGCTCTTCTACCAGGGCCGCCTCTGGAACATCCTGCTTTTCCTGCTGATCGTTCAGGCCGTGGCCCTCATCAAGTCGTCCTTCGCCAGCTGCCTCCGTGGCAACATTGTCATGGTCTTCATGTCCTTctactcagtcctgtacatgtCCAGCCTGCTGCCCGCTAAGATGTTCGCCATAGCGACGATCAACAAGTCTGGCTGGGGCACGTCGGGGAGGAAGACCATTGTTGTGAACTTCATCGGGCTGGTGCCCATATCAGTGTGGTTCACCATCCTCTTCTTTGGCATTATATACACCATCATCCAAGAAACCAAAAAACCCTTTCCTGAGTCTGAGAAGATTATCTTGATAATCGGCGCAATAGTATACGCCAGTTATTGGGTGGTGCTTTTGACGTTATATGTGGTACTTATTGCAAAGTGTGGCAAGAGGAAGAGTGAACAGCAGTACGACATGGTACTGGACGTATGA